The proteins below are encoded in one region of Aquisphaera giovannonii:
- a CDS encoding PGN_0703 family putative restriction endonuclease: protein MCGFKDQENLNQADFKRTWPGFSDGARADGRYFLRTRDDSGRPDLKPIGPFPYVLPPEFCEENLYEGIRAASVEYFQRAGIKWHDGVALDARPSNHMRDSQICCVNFFMPFANDQAALTEMLRPLFPTIETVLPIDGQYVAFEWIGGRDYLGEASSGAKRTRGEYYTSADAAILIRHTDGTIQLIVFEWKYTEEESGYRGSGRRKINQVDTRVTDIYRSYYDMADGPFDHSVIQRFEDLFNAPFYQLLRLQLLVREAVRHQELGATMGTLIHVAPSENLATINATCPGLEGDSLANTWRGILRDAGSFVSVTTEALFQGIPLDRLPQLHAWAEYMKARYRFLAAVAP, encoded by the coding sequence ATGTGCGGCTTCAAGGATCAGGAGAATTTGAATCAGGCAGATTTCAAGCGGACCTGGCCTGGCTTCTCGGACGGTGCGAGGGCGGACGGCCGGTACTTTTTGAGAACCCGCGACGATTCCGGGCGGCCTGACTTGAAACCGATCGGCCCGTTCCCCTACGTACTGCCCCCCGAATTCTGCGAGGAGAATCTCTATGAAGGGATAAGAGCCGCCTCGGTCGAGTACTTTCAACGGGCTGGGATAAAGTGGCATGATGGCGTCGCGCTCGACGCAAGACCTAGCAATCACATGCGAGATTCCCAGATTTGCTGCGTCAACTTTTTCATGCCCTTCGCGAACGACCAAGCCGCCCTGACGGAAATGCTAAGACCCCTGTTCCCCACTATCGAAACAGTGCTTCCCATCGACGGCCAGTATGTTGCGTTTGAATGGATAGGAGGGCGAGACTACTTGGGTGAGGCGTCAAGCGGGGCCAAACGTACGAGAGGTGAATATTACACCAGCGCCGACGCAGCCATCCTCATCCGCCACACGGACGGGACGATCCAGCTCATTGTGTTTGAATGGAAATACACCGAGGAAGAAAGCGGATACAGAGGAAGCGGCAGGAGAAAGATTAACCAAGTCGACACTCGCGTCACCGACATCTATCGCTCATATTACGACATGGCTGACGGTCCTTTCGACCACTCCGTAATCCAGCGATTCGAGGATCTGTTTAACGCGCCCTTTTACCAACTTCTTCGGCTGCAATTGCTCGTGCGCGAGGCTGTAAGGCACCAAGAATTGGGTGCCACGATGGGAACGCTAATTCACGTGGCCCCGTCCGAGAATCTTGCTACGATAAACGCCACATGCCCTGGCCTCGAAGGTGATAGCCTGGCTAACACATGGCGAGGTATTCTGCGTGACGCGGGCAGTTTCGTTAGCGTGACGACCGAAGCGCTATTCCAAGGCATACCTCTCGACCGACTTCCCCAATTGCACGCCTGGGCCGAATATATGAAAGCGAGATACCGCTTTCTTGCTGCTGTCGCCCCGTGA
- a CDS encoding helix-turn-helix domain-containing protein, whose product MTLRDDAILLSGFIYGASPSIPEPIRQAIERVTSHFEEKAGSAAGQPEPEPLQEKPSSEVLDDFGGFSQTTEVHRASSTDSAAPAQPDPESTSVKKPRKTRNWSPEKRAAQADRIRAINQRKREANRQPLVENRDEPAVAEEPDPVPEFDEADLRITIPKPRRKSQLTDDDWPEIERMLEQGRTRRAIASDYDEDPADLDAFIASHQQKERPKGEAPASPSGGTSDATRRPT is encoded by the coding sequence ATGACGCTCCGCGACGACGCCATCCTGCTCTCGGGGTTCATCTACGGCGCGTCGCCGTCCATCCCGGAGCCGATCCGTCAAGCGATCGAGCGGGTGACCAGCCATTTCGAGGAAAAGGCCGGGAGCGCAGCGGGCCAGCCCGAACCGGAACCCCTTCAAGAGAAGCCGTCTTCCGAAGTCCTCGATGATTTTGGCGGTTTTTCCCAGACGACCGAGGTTCACCGGGCATCGTCCACGGATTCGGCAGCTCCCGCTCAACCCGATCCCGAGTCGACCTCCGTCAAGAAGCCCCGGAAGACGCGGAACTGGTCGCCCGAGAAGCGGGCGGCACAGGCCGATCGCATCCGTGCCATCAACCAAAGGAAGCGTGAGGCCAACCGGCAACCGCTTGTGGAGAACCGGGACGAACCCGCGGTCGCTGAAGAACCAGACCCTGTCCCCGAGTTCGACGAGGCCGACCTCCGAATCACCATCCCCAAGCCCCGCCGGAAGTCCCAGCTCACGGACGACGACTGGCCCGAGATCGAGCGGATGCTCGAGCAGGGCCGCACCCGCAGGGCGATCGCCAGCGACTACGACGAGGATCCTGCCGACCTCGATGCATTCATCGCCTCCCACCAGCAAAAGGAGCGGCCAAAGGGGGAAGCCCCCGCGTCGCCGTCGGGCGGGACGAGCGACGCGACAAGGAGGCCGACATGA
- a CDS encoding BRO1 domain-containing protein: MKWLIISLGLLSSIPISDWLVEQQIRKDSDEIKREFAPFDRMVEALAEQERCAIAERAKSPCERRGEPGYTKEQAAAMNDFVAFQLKPSPSKMVYRWANKRAAQIAEAYSLRPQDLDKTVDVRKMK, from the coding sequence ATGAAGTGGCTCATCATCTCCCTTGGCTTGCTGTCCAGCATCCCCATCAGCGATTGGCTCGTGGAGCAGCAAATCCGGAAAGACAGCGATGAGATTAAACGGGAATTTGCGCCTTTCGACAGAATGGTTGAGGCGCTCGCCGAACAAGAGCGGTGCGCCATTGCGGAGCGAGCCAAGAGCCCTTGTGAACGCAGGGGCGAGCCGGGCTATACGAAAGAGCAGGCTGCGGCCATGAATGACTTTGTCGCCTTCCAGCTCAAACCCAGCCCGTCGAAGATGGTCTACCGCTGGGCGAACAAGCGGGCAGCACAGATCGCGGAAGCCTATTCGCTCAGGCCGCAGGATTTGGATAAAACCGTTGACGTTAGGAAGATGAAATGA